One segment of Ancylothrix sp. D3o DNA contains the following:
- a CDS encoding sensor histidine kinase KdpD, with amino-acid sequence MNLTVFKNSSATGGDLMRGSDAEPKWFLPTLADVFALTQPESGLHTPAFGETISTDRLGSKNRNDILFRSAVVALESLLIEMRGRLSGDEASQALILSGPVPVLSHPDIISSLNIWAFSGDPLNPSVWLLEKPVGSGSGTSMPARNIFDTPAPTLPMLSESNQKTASKPLSSQVVPLLLDDPLSNEQFCVCLTEKFSLVFTAKQGTNFQFSFDPEVVSETLRVLRPRVLLTGGQEQLKVLDAAVAKVRPTVPDYKIVMRFSQIILNNIPERQETAPNRKKCVHLLPASVQESELIEPALNNLEEKLADNLKFELKPKKHLSKEVIERLAAGNEKQLKQEKPAADLELLQAIFHEVRTPLTTIRTLTRLLLKRQSLDADVIKRLQMIDRECTEQIDRFNLIFKAVEIETSQTKRTPVQLTSTSLAEVFNSCIPRWQKQAARRNLTLDIILPRTLPPVVSDPTMLDQVLTGAIENFTATQPTSAHIRVLVTLAGAQLKLQLQSELAENEPTTTNSPLKSLGQLLMFQPETGNLSLNLDVTKNLFQALGGKLIVRQKPQQGDTLTIFLPIE; translated from the coding sequence ATGAATTTGACAGTGTTTAAAAACAGTTCTGCGACGGGTGGCGATTTGATGAGGGGGAGCGATGCTGAGCCAAAATGGTTTTTACCTACCCTCGCTGATGTGTTTGCTCTCACTCAACCAGAGTCGGGCTTGCATACACCGGCTTTTGGGGAAACTATTTCTACCGACCGGTTAGGGTCTAAAAATCGCAATGACATTCTTTTTCGTTCAGCGGTTGTGGCGCTTGAGTCGCTGTTGATAGAAATGCGAGGCCGGCTATCTGGGGATGAAGCATCTCAAGCTTTGATACTTTCTGGGCCGGTGCCGGTGTTAAGCCATCCCGATATTATTTCTTCTCTGAATATTTGGGCATTTTCTGGCGACCCGCTTAATCCGTCTGTGTGGTTGCTCGAAAAACCTGTAGGCAGCGGTTCAGGCACATCGATGCCAGCCAGAAACATCTTTGATACACCGGCTCCGACATTACCAATGTTAAGCGAGTCAAATCAAAAAACCGCAAGTAAACCCCTATCCTCGCAAGTAGTCCCCTTGCTTTTAGATGACCCCTTAAGCAATGAGCAATTTTGTGTATGCTTAACGGAAAAATTTAGTTTAGTATTCACAGCCAAACAAGGGACAAATTTTCAATTTTCCTTTGACCCTGAAGTAGTATCCGAAACGTTAAGGGTGTTGCGTCCTCGCGTCTTATTGACCGGCGGCCAAGAGCAGTTAAAAGTATTAGATGCAGCGGTTGCCAAAGTCAGGCCAACTGTTCCTGATTATAAAATTGTAATGCGGTTTAGTCAGATAATATTAAATAATATTCCCGAAAGACAAGAAACGGCACCGAACCGAAAAAAATGCGTGCATTTATTACCGGCTTCTGTACAAGAAAGCGAACTGATTGAACCGGCATTAAACAATCTCGAAGAGAAATTAGCGGATAATCTTAAATTTGAATTAAAACCCAAAAAACATTTAAGCAAAGAAGTTATAGAACGTTTAGCGGCTGGCAATGAAAAACAATTAAAACAAGAAAAACCAGCCGCCGACTTAGAATTACTGCAAGCAATTTTTCACGAAGTTCGCACGCCTTTAACAACGATTCGGACTTTAACGCGGTTATTATTAAAACGGCAGAGTTTAGATGCGGATGTTATTAAACGCTTGCAAATGATCGACCGAGAATGTACGGAACAGATAGATCGTTTTAATCTAATTTTTAAAGCCGTAGAAATTGAAACCTCCCAAACAAAACGAACCCCTGTACAGCTAACTTCAACTTCCCTAGCTGAAGTATTTAATAGCTGCATTCCCCGCTGGCAAAAACAAGCAGCAAGAAGGAACCTAACTTTAGACATCATTTTACCCCGTACCTTACCGCCGGTTGTCAGCGATCCAACGATGCTGGATCAAGTGCTGACAGGAGCAATAGAAAACTTTACCGCAACTCAACCAACCTCTGCTCATATCAGAGTATTAGTAACTCTAGCAGGCGCTCAACTAAAACTTCAACTGCAATCAGAACTAGCAGAAAATGAACCGACGACGACAAATTCGCCGTTGAAATCTTTGGGTCAACTCTTAATGTTTCAACCAGAAACCGGCAACCTTTCTCTTAATTTAGATGTCACAAAAAATTTATTTCAAGCATTAGGAGGCAAACTAATTGTCCGCCAAAAACCCCAACAAGGAGACACCCTAACCATATTCTTACCCATAGAATAA
- a CDS encoding ATP-binding protein, translating into MCSPCPDISVYELALNRHLPPPLQLSPSTLKAAIAGLVDLLIEQRLSVNLFVKLPQQLEWQADIERYHSTGINIGLYFFDVVGSQEKNEPDTEMYLGSPHPLKHSHKSDFNHRPVSSSPVLLNVSPESSVAREYFVLAVSQSFWAGIIAHRPRSLQQSSLRQHAKTANNSSQDRHPLLLALCSLSRHTLEPVLQSLQELSPQKLPVLVGSVPQNPVVDLSTINATEQFSVYAAHLWAKQIQQQEELWRGAGHYGTTAAEIAAIQLHNQELKEAIGLKDEFLSNVGQALRTPLTNMKTALTLLKSPNLKIEQRNRYIQMLLTECDRQTSLINGLLDLVRLDHLVDSSPSGAKLHQTGMETLRLSDIVPGVVSTYQPLAQEKGIMLAYTVPEDLPPVSCLSAWVKQIVINLLHNGIKFTPAGGQVWVKAKQQGDYISLEFRDTGIGIPPAELHKIFERFYRVRHAVDDDPGGAGLGLTIVQQLLLRCGGSISVKSKLGQGSTFNVMLPVYLES; encoded by the coding sequence ATGTGCTCTCCCTGCCCAGATATCTCTGTTTATGAGCTTGCGCTCAATCGACACCTCCCTCCACCCCTCCAACTCAGCCCCTCGACTCTCAAAGCGGCGATAGCAGGGCTGGTGGATTTGTTGATCGAGCAGCGCCTCAGTGTTAATTTATTTGTGAAGCTGCCTCAGCAACTCGAATGGCAAGCAGATATTGAACGCTATCACAGCACCGGCATCAATATCGGTTTGTATTTTTTTGATGTCGTTGGTAGCCAGGAAAAAAACGAACCCGATACAGAAATGTATTTAGGCTCACCACATCCTCTCAAGCATTCCCATAAATCAGATTTCAATCACCGGCCAGTTTCTTCTTCACCCGTCTTGCTTAACGTTTCGCCAGAGTCATCTGTGGCGCGCGAGTATTTTGTCTTGGCAGTTTCTCAAAGTTTTTGGGCCGGTATTATTGCTCACCGGCCCCGTTCTCTACAGCAATCTTCTCTCCGCCAGCACGCTAAGACTGCAAACAATTCTTCTCAAGATCGTCATCCCTTGCTTTTGGCCCTTTGCTCGTTGAGCCGGCACACCCTCGAACCTGTCCTCCAATCTCTGCAAGAACTTTCACCCCAAAAATTGCCTGTACTTGTTGGCTCGGTTCCCCAAAATCCTGTAGTTGATTTAAGTACCATCAACGCTACAGAACAATTTTCTGTTTATGCCGCCCACTTGTGGGCAAAACAAATTCAGCAACAAGAGGAACTGTGGCGAGGGGCCGGTCACTACGGAACCACTGCTGCTGAAATCGCCGCCATTCAATTACACAATCAAGAACTCAAAGAAGCTATCGGCCTTAAAGATGAATTCCTCAGCAATGTGGGTCAAGCTTTGCGAACGCCTCTCACTAATATGAAAACGGCTCTCACTTTGTTGAAGTCACCTAACCTGAAAATTGAACAACGTAATCGTTATATTCAGATGCTTCTTACTGAATGTGACCGACAAACTTCTTTAATTAACGGGTTGCTCGATTTAGTGCGTTTAGATCACTTAGTTGATAGCTCTCCAAGCGGCGCTAAACTTCATCAAACAGGGATGGAAACTTTACGTTTATCTGATATTGTGCCTGGTGTTGTGAGTACCTATCAACCGCTCGCACAAGAAAAAGGTATTATGCTGGCTTATACTGTTCCTGAAGATTTGCCGCCGGTTTCTTGTTTGAGTGCTTGGGTAAAACAAATTGTGATTAATTTATTACACAATGGCATTAAATTTACACCGGCTGGCGGTCAGGTTTGGGTCAAAGCCAAACAACAAGGAGATTATATTTCTCTGGAGTTCCGGGATACAGGAATTGGTATTCCTCCTGCGGAGTTGCATAAGATTTTTGAGCGTTTTTATCGCGTTCGTCATGCAGTAGATGATGACCCAGGGGGGGCCGGTTTGGGGTTAACTATTGTCCAACAATTGTTACTTCGTTGTGGCGGGTCAATTTCCGTTAAAAGTAAGTTGGGTCAAGGCTCAACTTTTAATGTTATGTTGCCGGTTTATTTGGAGAGTTGA
- a CDS encoding UDP-N-acetylmuramoyl-L-alanyl-D-glutamate--2,6-diaminopimelate ligase encodes MKLRELLETVPNLLQTPEGANLEVEITGIATNSHACRPGDLFIGMPGTRVDGGEFWPSALAAGALAAIISPEAAKKQPATNQNVILATDITQACAKIATAYYGNPTSKIKMVGVTGTNGKTTTTHLIEYLLNNAQLPTALLGTLYARWPGFSQTAVHTTPFAVELQQQLAAALNSKVTTGIMEVSSHALAQGRVQGCEFEVAVFTNLTQDHLDFHLDMEDYFAAKALLFSPNYLKGRAIINSDDAYGKRLIANLNPQQVWSYSISNSEADLYASNLTYSQTGVKGIIHTPKGNSEFYLPLVGQYNLANMIGAIGAGLQLGLDLKDMTQALPGFTGVPGRMERVQIKADQDISVIVDYAHTPDSLENLLKAARPFIPGKMICVFGCGGDRDRTKRPIMGKIAAALADKVVVTSDNPRTEDPERILQDILNGLAADSEPVVISDRATAIRAAVMLAKPGDGVLIAGKGHEDYQILGTEKIHFDDREQARIALGERLSAVA; translated from the coding sequence ATGAAGCTGCGCGAACTATTAGAAACCGTTCCCAACCTATTGCAAACGCCAGAGGGTGCAAACCTAGAAGTTGAAATCACAGGAATTGCCACCAATTCCCACGCCTGCCGGCCCGGTGACTTATTCATTGGAATGCCAGGAACCCGCGTCGATGGCGGAGAATTTTGGCCAAGCGCCTTAGCAGCCGGAGCCTTAGCCGCCATTATTTCCCCAGAAGCCGCCAAAAAGCAACCAGCAACAAATCAAAACGTCATCCTCGCAACAGATATTACCCAAGCCTGTGCCAAAATAGCCACCGCCTACTATGGCAACCCCACCAGCAAAATAAAAATGGTTGGAGTCACCGGCACCAACGGCAAAACCACAACCACCCACCTCATCGAATACCTCCTCAACAACGCGCAGCTACCAACCGCCCTCCTGGGAACCCTCTACGCTCGTTGGCCCGGTTTCTCCCAAACCGCCGTTCACACCACCCCCTTTGCCGTCGAACTGCAACAGCAACTCGCCGCCGCCCTCAACAGCAAAGTCACCACCGGCATCATGGAAGTCAGTTCCCACGCCTTAGCACAAGGAAGAGTTCAAGGCTGTGAATTTGAAGTCGCCGTTTTTACCAACCTCACCCAAGATCACCTCGACTTCCACCTCGACATGGAAGATTATTTTGCCGCCAAAGCCCTCTTATTTAGCCCCAACTACCTTAAAGGACGCGCCATAATCAACAGCGACGATGCCTATGGCAAACGCCTGATCGCCAACCTCAACCCCCAACAAGTCTGGAGTTACAGCATCAGCAACTCTGAGGCCGATCTTTACGCCAGCAACTTAACTTATTCGCAAACCGGAGTCAAAGGAATTATTCATACTCCCAAAGGCAACAGCGAATTTTATCTCCCTTTAGTTGGGCAATACAACCTCGCCAACATGATCGGGGCCATAGGCGCCGGTTTGCAACTCGGTTTAGACTTAAAAGACATGACCCAAGCACTGCCCGGATTTACCGGCGTCCCCGGACGGATGGAGCGCGTACAAATCAAAGCAGACCAAGATATCAGCGTCATTGTGGACTATGCCCACACCCCCGACAGCTTGGAAAACTTACTCAAAGCAGCCCGTCCCTTCATTCCCGGTAAAATGATCTGCGTGTTTGGTTGCGGAGGCGACCGAGATCGCACCAAACGCCCAATTATGGGAAAAATTGCTGCGGCTTTAGCCGATAAAGTGGTTGTGACCTCTGATAATCCCCGCACAGAAGACCCTGAACGCATCCTCCAAGACATTCTCAACGGCCTAGCAGCCGACAGCGAGCCGGTGGTAATTAGCGACCGAGCTACAGCCATTCGCGCCGCAGTCATGCTCGCCAAACCCGGAGATGGGGTACTCATTGCCGGTAAAGGCCATGAAGATTACCAAATTCTCGGCACCGAAAAAATACACTTCGATGACCGTGAACAAGCTCGTATAGCTCTAGGAGAGCGTTTATCTGCTGTAGCGTAA
- a CDS encoding glutaredoxin family protein: protein MQLILYSKPGCHLCEGLQEKLLQIQAINLDLEIRDITTREDWFQAYQYEIPVLYAKIPNPSSPEPTVTPLPRPSPRATVQQLQQMLQKYFPKNDSQ, encoded by the coding sequence ATGCAATTAATTTTGTATAGCAAACCCGGCTGCCACTTGTGTGAAGGATTACAAGAAAAACTCCTTCAGATCCAAGCAATAAACCTAGACTTAGAAATCCGAGACATCACCACCCGCGAAGATTGGTTTCAAGCCTACCAGTATGAAATCCCAGTTTTGTATGCCAAAATCCCCAACCCTTCGAGCCCCGAACCAACCGTAACACCCTTACCCCGGCCATCTCCCCGCGCCACAGTCCAGCAATTGCAGCAAATGTTACAGAAATATTTTCCGAAAAATGATTCACAATAA
- a CDS encoding YetF domain-containing protein produces MYSILRGIAIYFFLLGIFRLAGKRSLAQITTFDFVLTIIISETTQNAMVGDDYSLTNALLLIVTMVAIDISISIIKERWPLLEKIVDGVPLIILEDGRPLKDRMKKARVGEDDIMQAARQLQGLERMEQIKYAVLERSGSITIIPK; encoded by the coding sequence GTGTACTCAATTTTGAGAGGAATCGCCATTTACTTTTTTTTATTAGGCATATTTAGACTAGCCGGCAAACGCTCCCTCGCCCAAATCACCACCTTTGATTTTGTCCTAACTATAATTATCAGTGAAACCACACAAAACGCAATGGTAGGAGACGATTACTCGCTTACAAACGCCCTCTTACTCATTGTCACAATGGTTGCCATAGATATCAGCATATCCATAATAAAAGAACGCTGGCCCCTCCTAGAGAAAATAGTAGACGGCGTACCCTTAATTATCTTAGAAGATGGCCGGCCCCTCAAAGACCGCATGAAAAAAGCAAGAGTAGGCGAAGACGACATCATGCAAGCAGCAAGGCAACTACAAGGATTAGAAAGAATGGAGCAAATAAAATACGCTGTATTAGAACGCAGCGGCAGCATTACAATTATTCCAAAATAA
- a CDS encoding homogentisate phytyltransferase translates to MTNPLLNNPDKIQTIDSPPSNSPQQSLLYSLWKFSRPHTIIGTSLSVFGLYILTQFTFRSATFQPELLNLLATWIACLCGNIYIVGLNQLEDIEIDKINKPHLPIAAGEFTPKQAQIIVILTGILSLLIAANTGPFLLAMVSISLALGTAYSLPPIRLKRYPFWASFCIFTVRGIIVNLGLYLHFNCLLKAAHLGNSQQKFDLIALNQIPPQIWLLTLFILIFTFAIAIFKDIPDIEGDRQYNISTFTLKLGAPTIFKLARWVITTCYLTISLAAIFYLPQQTALFLSISHLLTLILLWWRSQKVNLQDKTEIAQFYQFIWKLFFLEYLLFPAACILG, encoded by the coding sequence ATGACAAATCCTCTCCTTAATAACCCCGACAAAATACAAACAATAGATTCCCCGCCATCCAACTCCCCCCAACAATCTTTATTATATTCCTTGTGGAAATTTTCACGACCACACACAATTATCGGCACAAGCTTAAGCGTTTTTGGACTTTACATCCTAACTCAATTTACCTTCCGCAGCGCTACATTCCAGCCCGAATTACTTAACTTATTAGCAACATGGATAGCCTGTTTGTGCGGCAACATTTATATCGTCGGGCTCAATCAACTAGAAGACATAGAAATCGACAAAATTAACAAACCACACCTACCCATAGCCGCCGGCGAATTCACCCCCAAGCAAGCACAAATAATCGTCATCCTCACCGGCATCCTCTCCCTACTCATAGCAGCCAACACCGGCCCCTTTTTATTAGCAATGGTTAGCATCAGCCTAGCCCTCGGCACCGCCTACTCCCTCCCTCCCATTCGCCTTAAACGCTATCCTTTTTGGGCATCTTTTTGTATCTTCACCGTCCGGGGAATCATCGTCAACTTAGGCTTATATTTACATTTTAATTGCCTCTTAAAAGCCGCCCATCTTGGCAACAGCCAGCAAAAATTTGACTTAATAGCCCTCAATCAAATTCCCCCCCAAATTTGGCTACTCACCCTATTTATTTTAATCTTCACCTTTGCCATCGCCATCTTTAAAGACATCCCCGACATCGAAGGCGACAGACAATACAACATCAGCACCTTTACCCTCAAACTCGGTGCCCCCACAATCTTTAAACTTGCCCGCTGGGTAATAACAACTTGCTATCTAACCATCAGCCTAGCAGCCATTTTTTACTTACCCCAACAAACCGCCCTATTTCTAAGCATCAGCCACCTACTCACCTTAATTTTACTCTGGTGGCGCTCTCAAAAAGTTAACTTGCAAGACAAAACCGAAATCGCCCAATTTTACCAATTTATTTGGAAACTATTTTTCCTCGAATATCTCCTCTTTCCCGCCGCCTGTATCCTCGGCTAA
- a CDS encoding aldo/keto reductase produces the protein MNLPTHARLQLTPDLNICRVLNGMWQVSGAHGRIDSTAAIQTMFKYIDAGFTTWDLADHYGPAEDFIGEFRRQLIATRGEQALEQLQAFTKWVPRPTKMTRKLVEDNINISLRRMAVESLDLIQFHWWEYRDKSYLDALKYMAELQAEGKIKHLALTNFDTKHLQIIVDSGIKIISNQVQFSIIDRRPEIEMIPFCQKHNIKLLTYGTLGGSLLSEKYLGVSEPNTFLLNTASLRKYKNMIDGWGNWKLFQQLLNTLKQIADKHDVTIPNVAVRYILDKPAVAGVIAGARLGVSEHIENNSKVFNFQLDDTDSQQIEEISQQSRDLFSLIGDCGDEYRR, from the coding sequence ATGAATTTACCCACCCATGCGCGGCTACAATTGACCCCCGATCTCAACATTTGCCGAGTATTAAATGGAATGTGGCAAGTATCAGGAGCACATGGACGAATAGACTCAACAGCCGCCATTCAAACCATGTTTAAATACATAGATGCCGGTTTCACAACCTGGGATTTAGCCGATCATTATGGCCCCGCAGAAGACTTTATCGGAGAATTTCGCCGGCAACTCATCGCCACACGAGGAGAACAAGCCCTAGAGCAACTTCAAGCCTTTACAAAATGGGTACCCAGACCCACAAAAATGACCCGTAAATTAGTCGAAGATAACATCAACATCTCCCTCCGCAGAATGGCAGTAGAAAGCCTCGACCTCATCCAATTTCACTGGTGGGAATACCGCGATAAAAGCTACCTCGACGCCCTCAAATACATGGCCGAATTGCAAGCCGAAGGAAAAATCAAACACCTCGCCTTAACCAACTTCGACACAAAACATTTACAAATCATTGTAGATAGCGGCATTAAAATTATCTCCAACCAAGTGCAATTTTCAATCATCGACCGCCGGCCCGAAATAGAAATGATTCCCTTTTGCCAAAAACACAACATCAAATTACTAACTTACGGCACACTAGGCGGCAGTTTACTCTCAGAAAAATATCTCGGAGTCTCCGAACCCAACACCTTTTTACTCAACACCGCCAGCCTCAGAAAATATAAAAACATGATCGATGGCTGGGGAAATTGGAAACTCTTTCAACAGTTACTCAACACCCTCAAACAAATCGCCGACAAACATGATGTTACTATCCCTAATGTAGCCGTTCGTTATATTTTAGATAAACCCGCCGTCGCTGGAGTCATTGCCGGTGCCCGTCTCGGAGTTTCTGAACACATCGAAAACAACAGTAAAGTATTTAATTTTCAACTCGACGACACCGACTCTCAGCAAATAGAAGAAATCAGCCAACAATCCCGCGATTTATTCAGCCTCATAGGCGACTGTGGCGACGAATACCGGCGCTAA
- the petJ gene encoding cytochrome c6 PetJ, translating into MTIKKLISLTLITLILFTFSFPSPALANPTSSQLFATNCAGCHPNGSNIIRRGKNLKKKTLQKYKMDTQEAITEIITNGKNNMSAYKDRLSPEEIQQLAAYVLEQAEKDWRN; encoded by the coding sequence ATGACCATAAAAAAACTAATTTCCCTAACTCTTATCACCTTAATCTTATTCACATTTTCCTTTCCCTCTCCCGCCCTAGCCAATCCCACCAGCAGCCAACTTTTTGCCACCAACTGCGCCGGCTGTCACCCCAACGGCAGCAACATCATTCGACGCGGCAAAAACCTCAAGAAAAAAACCCTACAAAAATATAAAATGGATACCCAAGAAGCCATTACCGAAATCATCACAAACGGCAAAAATAATATGTCCGCCTACAAAGACCGCCTCAGCCCCGAAGAAATCCAACAACTAGCCGCTTACGTCCTTGAACAAGCAGAAAAAGACTGGCGCAACTAA
- a CDS encoding caspase family protein gives MKNYAAIIIGINEYQNFSPLNYAKQDAQALENFLIEEGGFVPDRCLLMTPTSPPIESYSTYPNRSNLLKMIDDLCRHKLQTGDVLWLFFSGYAANWNGEDYLLPVESTPTDIVSTGISLKEIFNLLRSSSAEQLLVLLDIKRPSSINSPIGDSTAKLARNLQIPTIISCKSRQTSSESPIVQQGFFTGALLEALRSNQNITLDNLAEYLSERLPQLCEEHYSHRQDPLIAIAAEHSARNLLPELNQTPASSLWGTSVAASLATAGANTATAEPQRISPPQPTPTPPKPTPALAMTPSAPPPSTPQPAPQAPAKPQPPLWIAGLGVFLLLIFGLYRLMTLADYQARQAGTPTPVAIEPASAPPPPKPTPAPIAPIPVKPTPAPIAPIAVKPPAAKPPAAKPTPAKPAPAKPTPVSGEKLQKPNLELQTAQASQFSDAIAKARTIPKNDPLYPQAQKNIDRWSQVILDIAIGRAQQGAYQSAIKTANLVPKDRKEIYATAQQYIPQWQKKSQLVRTNEQQLIEAQKLVRWGQPSSYSKAIAAASQIKAGQPKYPEAKKLINEWSNNIWQIAQYRANRRLYPSAIAAAQLIPQNTTAYPAAQKALQQWQR, from the coding sequence ATGAAAAACTACGCAGCCATAATCATAGGCATCAACGAATACCAAAATTTCTCCCCCCTAAATTATGCAAAACAAGACGCTCAAGCCCTAGAAAACTTTTTAATAGAAGAAGGAGGATTTGTCCCAGACCGATGCCTGCTAATGACACCAACCTCCCCACCAATCGAAAGTTACTCCACCTACCCCAACCGGTCAAACTTACTCAAAATGATAGACGACCTGTGCCGACATAAATTACAAACAGGCGACGTCTTATGGTTATTTTTCAGTGGTTACGCAGCCAACTGGAACGGAGAAGACTATCTCTTACCCGTAGAAAGCACCCCCACAGACATTGTTAGCACCGGCATCTCCCTCAAAGAAATTTTCAACCTTCTCCGCTCATCAAGCGCCGAACAACTATTAGTATTGCTCGACATCAAAAGACCCAGCAGCATAAATTCTCCCATCGGAGATAGCACCGCAAAACTCGCCCGGAACCTCCAAATTCCCACCATAATTTCCTGTAAATCTCGCCAAACTTCCAGCGAAAGTCCTATCGTCCAGCAAGGATTTTTTACCGGTGCCCTATTAGAAGCACTACGCTCAAATCAAAACATAACTCTCGACAACTTAGCAGAATATTTAAGCGAACGCTTGCCCCAATTGTGTGAAGAACACTACAGCCACCGGCAAGATCCCCTCATCGCCATCGCCGCCGAACACAGCGCCAGAAACCTATTACCCGAACTCAACCAAACACCCGCATCCTCACTCTGGGGAACCAGCGTCGCCGCCAGCCTGGCAACCGCCGGAGCCAACACAGCAACCGCAGAGCCCCAACGGATCTCCCCACCTCAACCCACCCCCACCCCACCTAAACCCACACCAGCCCTCGCCATGACCCCCTCAGCGCCACCCCCCAGCACCCCCCAACCAGCCCCCCAAGCCCCAGCCAAACCGCAACCCCCCTTATGGATTGCCGGCCTCGGCGTATTTTTGCTGCTAATATTTGGCTTGTACAGACTGATGACCCTCGCAGACTACCAAGCACGGCAGGCCGGCACCCCCACCCCCGTCGCCATCGAACCCGCCAGCGCCCCACCGCCGCCCAAACCCACCCCCGCCCCCATCGCACCGATCCCCGTCAAACCCACCCCCGCACCCATCGCACCCATCGCCGTCAAACCCCCCGCCGCCAAACCCCCCGCCGCCAAACCCACCCCAGCCAAACCCGCCCCAGCCAAACCCACCCCAGTCAGCGGCGAAAAACTCCAAAAACCCAACCTAGAATTACAAACAGCCCAAGCCTCTCAATTCAGCGACGCCATAGCCAAAGCTCGCACAATTCCTAAAAACGACCCCCTTTATCCCCAAGCTCAAAAAAATATTGATCGCTGGTCACAAGTCATCTTAGATATTGCCATTGGTCGAGCCCAACAAGGAGCCTATCAAAGCGCCATAAAAACAGCAAATCTTGTCCCCAAAGACCGCAAAGAAATTTATGCCACAGCCCAACAATACATCCCACAATGGCAGAAAAAATCCCAATTAGTCCGCACCAACGAACAGCAATTAATCGAAGCCCAAAAACTTGTCCGCTGGGGCCAACCATCCAGTTATAGCAAAGCCATCGCCGCCGCCAGCCAAATTAAAGCCGGTCAACCCAAATATCCCGAAGCCAAAAAACTTATTAATGAGTGGAGTAATAATATTTGGCAAATAGCTCAATATCGCGCGAACCGGCGCCTTTACCCTTCCGCCATAGCCGCCGCCCAACTAATCCCCCAAAACACCACCGCCTACCCCGCCGCTCAAAAAGCTCTCCAACAATGGCAGCGCTAA